One Amia ocellicauda isolate fAmiCal2 chromosome 13, fAmiCal2.hap1, whole genome shotgun sequence genomic window, TTATATAAGGCACTAGTGCTGAATAAAGTGGCCCTCTTGTGGCtaaagctttttcttttcttcttgtttttttttctcattcattTCTTTGTTACCTGAAATTCTTTGTAATACTGCGATAACTCAAACTTTGTACAGTGAAGCCTGCATTAAAATGCTTTAAACTACCAAATTGTACAGATTCTCATAACTCATAAAAAGCATATGCTAACAGATTAGGCTAATTGCACTAGCCATTCAGAGTACATTCAAAGAGTATAGGTTTTGCCCTTTGGGGGGCACCACATAATCTTTGTGATATCAGTTCCAAAATATTTTCGcatgtgtatacatttatatagaaCTGTTAAATGTGTCCCTTTGCCTGTAGATGGAAATATATACGCCAACTGGGgatttttataaaatgtataatcagTTGCGCTTACATACAGTATGCGGTATAGATTGGAAGTTATAAGCATTAGACTACATACAGTAACTTTAATTACTTCCAAATTTCCATATGAAAGTATGAGCTTAGACCTCCCAGGGATCATGTCACAGATGACTCTAAGTGAGGTTCCTCACTGGGTAGCATTCAATTGGTTGAGCTTTGTCAGGGTTGGGTGGGCTTGAGCCAAGTGCCTTACCAGGTGCCTGTGGGCCTTCAGCATTATCAGAGGGACCTGCATTAATACGCTCAATAACAATCTTGTAGTGTGAAAATAAGCAAATGGCTTTGGCTGTCCAAGCTGCCTTCACCCCAGTGTTAATTTCGTCAACAAAAACTATGACTACAAATATTCGTCAGCGACCTATTTTGTGactaaatgaaaattaaatgcatgactaatggacataaattacagtattttgcAAAGCGGACGGTTAGGGAGCTGTTTTATGGTCCAATCATAATCATGCATGCCTTGACTTGCGTTTGTTTAGTGCAACAATTCGCAGttctgctccaccaatgggatcggtgggattctgcataTCTGCAGagaactgtggaaatctgcCCAACAGAACGCGACCTGATTGTACCCAAGCGTGTGTTTCGCTAAACATTGAACACGCTTGATGTGGTTTAATGTATTTAGCTTAACGTGAAATTGATACAGATTGTGTGAAGTTAAACGCCTGTTCTTttgtacactgctcaaaaaaattaagggaacacttaaatacACATtggatctcgatgaacgaaatatattaaagatcaaaatctttactgtacattgtgtaatttgttgagaacaaaatgacgtaacaacggtcagtggaaaccaaaatcaccaaccgattgagggctggattcaaactcacaccgaatatcaaagtaaacaattgaaatcacaggctgttccaaattgcgtgaatttcatcataatgtgactcagtagtgtgtatggcccccacgtgcctgtatgcactcccaacaatgtctgggcatgctcctgatgagacggcggatggtgtcctgagggatctcctcccagacctggatcagggcatcagttgagctcctggacagtctgtggtgctacttggcagcgtcggatgcaccgatacataacgtcccaaaggttctcaattggattcaggtctggggaacatgagggccagtcaatggcatcaatgcctttttCATCCAGGAAcagcctacacactctggccacatgaggccaggcattgtcctgcaccaggaggaacccagggcccactgcaccagtgtaaggtctgacgatgggtctgaggatttcatcccggtacctaacagcggTCTGGGTCCCGTTGgttagcacgtggaggtctgtgcgaccatccaaggatatgcctccccagactaTCACTCACCCACCACCAAactggtcatgctggatgatgttgcaggcagcataacgttcaccacgaagtctccagactctttcacgtctgtcacatgtgctcagtgtgaacctgctctcatctgtgaagagaacggggcgccaatggcggacctgccaattctggtgttctctggcaaaTGCCAATCGCGCTGCATGCTGcagggctgtgagcacaggtcccactagaggacgtcgggccctcatgccaccctcatggagtctgtttctgacagtttggacATGCACACCAATAGCCCgttggaggtcattttgtagggctctggcagtgctcctcctgttcctcctcgcacacaAAGGAACAGATACCGGTCCttctgctgggttgatgcccttctacggccctgtccagctctccttgtGTAACGGCCTGTCTCTTgttatctcctccatgctcttgagactgtactgggagacacagcaatcCTTCTTGCGATGGCACATAtagatgtgccatcctggaggagctggactacccgtgcaacctgaatgggctgcaggtaccacctcatgctaccagtagtgacaaggacactagcaaaatgcaaaactagagaagaatcagtcaggaagtataaggagagagcaattgtctgtggccaccacctgcaaaaccattccctttttgggcgttgtcttgctgttgcctatccagtgcacctgttgtcactttcatttgcaccaaaacacaatcgcttaggcttcctaattGGACAGatttgatatccctgaagtttaattgactttgtgttatactgtgatgattacgtgttcccttaattttgtAATATCTGAATAGGAGCAGTGTATATAGGACTTGTAAGTGCGGGTCTTGTAATTAGTAAAGTTTGGATCCAAGTACAGTAAGCCAAGTTTAGCACTTACAGCATTAAGTGCAATTCACTCTTGGCTACAGTAGGGCTTAACAATATGCTTATGCTTTTAATTGCTTATGTTTTAATCACTTTAAACATGCAATATTTTGTATATCAGCGggggaagtctttgaaaatgaaatgttaatgcaaaagccatttgaaatgttaaaattGTCAGCGAATGTGCAtactggaatataaaaatacaaatgtcatgattatatttgcattttgacCTAAATAACGCGTGCATAAATGGAAACGGAAAATGCAATTGTgggattacatttgcatttgaataaagtccactATATTCTTTCATACTGTTATTGTAACTCTAACTCTATTTCAAGAGTGACTTCaaacttaaagaaaaaaaaaaggaattacaGAAATTGGTGACCATGAAGTTTACAATAGCGGTTTGTaactacatttcatgttttgcatccatccactaattgatgtaaacatctggcatcagacataatgcataatggtgataatgaagtaaaaaaatacatggactaaaatgtgactaaaactaGACTATAATGACAGGAGTTTTCGTTGACTagtattaactaaaacaaaagattaaatgactaaaatgtgactaaaactgaTTCGTATTTTAGTCAAAATAGTAAGACTAAAACTAAATGTTAAAAAAGCTGCCAAAATTAACACTGCTTCACCCCCCTCATGTTGAGCGCAGGAGTTGTGGTGGTGAAGCAAGCAATTCCAATTTCTCTAACTTGCATAAAGCCTGGGAAAAGGGGTATAGAGAGGGGGGGAAATGTGTCTGATTTCAAATTCAGAGTTGCTATTTTTCAACTTTTCAATATCAGGCAGAAATTGTCCTTGAGAATCTTATCATATAAGGTACATGTTACGGTTTGCAGACACGTAGCTTTGACCATCATGTTTCCCAAATCCCACCCCAGCCAATGTCAGAAAGACTGCCTGTCATGTTCTGCTGTGGTTTGCAGAAGGTTCAATGAAAAGTCCATTCCTGGATGGCACCACAATCCATACTACTTTGTTGCCTGAGAACTGAGGGCGAAATATGTAAGCATTCTAAAAGGCAGACGTGCATGACAACATCAGTGTTGATAACAGCTGATGACTGACATTGCCTGTGGTAAGGTGGGGTTTTGCAACTCTGTGCTATGAATGTAGGtttcaacacaaaaagaaaataccacaaagtgtttttcttattattttccaTTGTTGGTTTTGGGCATCTAAAAACACACAACGGGGTTTCCCCCAGAAATTTGCATAGGCATGGTGGTCGGTTTCAGACTTGTTGACATGGGGGTGGTGGGTGCTAGCGGATTGTCGACCTGGGGGGTGCCCTATAGCGTTTTAACAACGTATCCTAACAGTGAAGTCGTCTTGTAAATATATTGCTTTTCAACATGGCGATTTGTCGAGTGCAATCtgtagtttaattattattattatttatgttatagACGTCTTGTCATCATAATTTTAGAGTTAtgtttgaaatgaaaataagcTATATTGACTGggatattttacacacacacatgtcatAAATAgctcaattataataattatggtCATGATGATAAAAATGGTTTTGTAATGTTGAATGCTACTGGGGGGTGCCTGCGGATTGTCGATGTGGAGTGGGGGGGCTAGCGAATTGTCGACCAGGGGGTGACGGTGGGGGAAATCTCTTTCAAAAGAGTTGGCCTAAATATAGCTGTGGAAGACCCTGCACATTGAAGTTTGATTTTCGAACTGGAAGAGAACCCTGTTAAAAACCATCACCAGAATTTTTCCGTGCCTTGGAGGATGACTTCTGAAATACATCAGAATCCCATTGGCCCTTTTCAAGGTCTGTCAGCTCTTATGAAATGCCTATTCTTGGGATAGCATTCTGTAGACTTCTGTAGGCCCAGATTAAATCACAATTACAACACAAATACCAATCACAAACTATAAATCTGTAACATCACAGCAGGTTTCCACTGTGTAGAAACAAGAATTCTATCTTtaaggtttgtaatttgcagttcGTGGGCAGGTCgatgttttcatttcacccaGGCCTTAGGCTGTCTCTGGCTTATCTCTAGTTTTTACATCTAGCAGTCAGGTGTTTATTGTGACACTGGAATAACTCATGATAAGCACATTGTATCTTGTGGTATGTCTTTTAACTCATGTCGTGTAAAATTTTTTTGAACAAAACTAAAGTCTCCTAATATGCAACCATTCCATGTACTAAAATAgattatacaaatataaaaataataattattatgatcGTAAAAACCCCAAAACTGAatattgttaaattgcattttgcaattaaaaaaatataataatcataatattcatTAATCCTAAATAAATGCCTATACTTATCAGAGAATTGAATAGACTTTATCCAATAATTTGCTAGACagaacaatattatttttattttacataattgtgtactgataaaaaaaaaaaaaaaatcagtggtTGTTATTCACAAACTTTGGCTAGGTAGCTGTAACAGGTGTGTGTTTACTTAAATATTCCCCTCTTGGTTTTACAGTCACTTCATTATTATCAGAATCACAATGCTAGTATTAGCTGCTTCAAGGTGCTCAGTTACCCATGATAGTATCTATTTGAGCCAAGCCATCTTTTAAAGGTCAAAGGGCTGGCACACTAATATTATTTTTGGCACAGAAATATACACAATCTGGGCAGGTTTGCTGAATCAGGTTTCTTGAATGCATCCAACTGCCTGAATTTGTGTTGATTGCTCCAACAGAGAAAAATGTAGGAATGAAGGAGTAACATCACGGGTGCACAGGTTTTAACCATTAATtataatggaaaaacaaacaaaaactgcccTTTGTTGCTATAAAAGTAATCAAATGAGTGGCAGTGAAAGGTTTAACTCAAGTGTAGTTTTCTGTAGGCcgaatcagtgttcaacaaactctgaaaagcTATCATTGATAAATATGTCAACTTTAAGGAACACTATCTTTTAAACTTAAGAAAGCAGCAAATCATTCCAATACAATTGTTAAAACacttgtatgtatgtttattttttcagtctAATGAATActctattttcttttcattattttttatattattattatacaattaatATTAATCTCATGTGTTACTACAGGTACCATCATGTGTTTCATCCCCACTGGTATGCAATCTTACACTGTAGCCAAGCCATGAACACCATGGTAGGAACCTAGTACATACTTGATCACAATCCCTgatttaaatagtttaaaaatatttaattgtgtcGTCATATGTCAGGTtgtacacaaacacagctgAATAATGATTACACATGCATTGGTTCAGAAGTAACCTTTAAGTATTGCTCAACATGTTTGATGTTAGCCATATTTGAAACAGGTGCAcaattccctctctctccttataCATAAGCTCGGCTGTACTAAGTCTACCACCAAAGCAATCTTCACAAATTGCAGCAGATGGTATATTAACCTCAGGCAGACCAgcactgaaataataaaataaattacctgACACTAGTTATTGCTAATCACTCCAAGATATTATGCTCATTTTAATCACGACTATGAGAAAGAGGTCCAATTGTATTCATGTATAATAAATGCAACAACTATTTGACTATCAGTGGAAATGAAATGGATAGcctatgtatatttgtattgtgtgtgtgtgtgcgtgtttgtgtagTAGATACTTTTATATAAAAGCTAGGAAATGTGTTTCCAATACGCATTCATCTAAGGTTGTTCAGTTCCGCCCTAAAAAATATTCCAAGTACCCTATGCAATTCGAAATATCCACCATTCGCACAACAGAGAAAAACATAACACGTTTATTCTTGTTAGCAAGAGATAGCACGCATGCTACAATATATTATTCACTAATCAGAAACTTCAGTTTCtctataaaaacacaaacacacttaatATTATCAACGAATGTATCCCTATAGCGTTTTAACAATCTATCCTAACAGTGAAGTCGTCTTGTAAATATATTGCTTTTCAACATGGCGCTTTGTCGAGTGTAATCtgtagtttaattattattattgttattatttatgttatagATGTCTTGACATCATAACATTTTATCTATAAGCTATATTGACTGGAATATTTTACACTCACACACGTCATAAATAgctcaattataataattatggtCATGATGGTAAAAATGGTTTTGTAATGTTGAATgctacataattaaaataaaggagGAAAGTCGAATCTTGAAATGACCTAGAAGACCAAACACAACATGTTATCTATGCATCTGGGAATCGCATATTACCAATCCAATGTTTGATGGCGGGATTTTGGTTGATACGGGATTCTTCTTCCTAATACAAACCCATCATTAAACACAGTAATTAAGTTCTGATTTCGTCTGGACAATTGTAAGATAACACTGTAATAAATGGATCACATATTAAGGGGATAATAAGTATTATAAGACGGCGaaggttattattataatcactaTGTATTTGCAAAGCCCCATTTTTTGCACTATTATTCAGTAATTGTAATACTGGCTATGTTTCCaagttttaaaaaatgtgaatgTCCGTAAAACGCAATTTTTCCTTTATAACGTTCTAAATCTACAAACATTTACCTCCAATGTTTTGAAATTGtacacaaaatacattactgatACTGACATattatgcatatatttttttcacgATCTGTATTCAATACATACTATTTATAATTTTAGATGCTTTATAATATGAAAATGATCTAGTCCAGGACCAAGTCAACCCAACCTTAAATTAAACACAACAGTTTACTTCATGGCAATTTTGCATTATGCGGGAGGAAGAttctggagagaaaaaaagttttCGAATTCTAATTTGTAATTGGTAGTTGaaagttttacatttaatactggggtaaaataataaataataaatacctaGGCCTACTACAATTAGATAAATTACATTAATGtgtgtatagatagatagatagatagatagatagagatatacatgtattactactactactactactaataataataataataataataataataataataataataataataataataataattaaataacctTAGCTAAAACTCGGACCAAATCAAACTTGGattaaaccaacaaaataaaataattattatgaaacttaaatgaaatacaaatcttgataaaggtttatttttcttactgaAACAAACCCGCGTTCTTATAATTTGCCATTCACTGGtgtgaagttttgatttggtgggAGCCCCAGAGACAGATTTAAAAAACGATTTGAGTTTTCATACAAAACTATATAAAGTGGCCAATATTTGCGTAACACTTTACATAACAGTTGCTGTTCCAATAACTTACTTATTTGTAAACTTTGGAATTATCTCataataaagtacaacaggcAAATTATAATAGCCTACGAATGCATCTCAAagagctaaaaaaaaaagtaaatgagtTAGATGCCTATGGTAGGCCTGTTGTTATTattcattagtagtagtagtaatactaTTAATAGATCATGCTTCACACCGACGTGTTATCATCAGACTTATCACTTTCATTaacaaaattaatgttttacaaACTGTCAGCTAGTGCTTTTATGTATTCTGTGTTCTCAATGatggatgtgtgtgtatgtcaaaCTAGAGCTAACACATGTTTTGttaatattactactaatactaattaAATATGATATCGTACAGCCTATGTAAATTACTGAAATCTAAAATATTGGTGTCctgacctcctctcgtttgtaaacgttcatatgtttcttcttcttctttttattattaattattattattattattattattattattattattactattgttgttgttagtagtattgttgttgttattattactctaGGATTTTATATATACTTAATATCAAGTTCAACAATTAAGCAATATTTTCTAATCGTggacaaaaacatgtttgtgcgtatgtatattattaataatcaaaataataataataataataataataataataaaataactagtatataatgtatataataggCAATATACAGATATATCGTTATAGGCTTAATTGTGTCCCTTATCAAcactgttgtttattttattctcattttcattacattaaaCGGCAAGCTTACTAGAATgagacttctctctccctctatttTTATCGGTGTTTAAGAGTAAacaagttaaacaaaacaaaaaaataccatTTCACTTAGGTTTGATGTCGGTCACAGCATATTCGGTCGATAAATGTTTGTAAAAGTAACAGAATTAAAAGCAGCCTTCACAATAACATCCGGTAAAGCACAAATCTACCAAATAGCCTATTCAGCAACTATAAGTgcaatgagatttttttttttttttttgtaagtaaGCTATTGAAAACACAGCTATAAGTAAAATAggacaatacaattatttacaataaaatcaataataattatgtttttaaaataaataattaaatacacgTCGTTTGTGTGTGATATATAACACATCACAACTTTATATAGCCTACTCAAATTGGCCAACGTCTGGGTTAGTATCGAAGATGCCACGTAATCAGTGTTTCCAATGTTACAGAATATTCCTAGACAAatctttttattaattaatcttCTTCACCTTGGAACAGACATTGATATCAGGTTACTGAATCTCTTTAATGACCTTAATCACTTTTGTTTATTCAATAGTCAACATAACTAGGTTTCACATATTATGTAGATGAATGCTTTTAATTAAtcgatttttttctttttttcttaacagtgatacttaaaaaaatgtagtatATTAGTCTTGAACAGGCCTGCAAATATCACCAATATCaggacttatatatatattgatcgGTCACAAAATACGACTTGCAAAGCCTACCAATTAACACTTCCCTACACAACATTTCTGATATTCAGACAAAAAGCAAAATCAGAAGTTGATAAGAGATGAAACCAGGCATACACAGAACAAGTATTATGTATGCTGTATttcgcaaataaataaatacattttcgaAAACAACTCACCTGTCAGTctgtcttttgcaaacctcctACTGCTCTCCATCCAAGGGAAGGTAAAGTTAGCCACGTTACCCATGCTGGGTACTGTTGGTACTGTAGGCATACCGGCTGAGATGCCAGGCGGATGAGTAGGGGGAGCTGGATGGGACGTCGGTGGCATGGGTCTGTGGGCTGGCACCCGAATTACACCTCCAGCACTCCCGGGATTTACGTTAACGTTCATATTCATGCTTACATTCATGTTCATGTTGACATTGTAAGAGCCTGCCAGTCCTGCCGCCATGGAACAGGCCGGGTTGTAGACGCTGTTGTAGCCATTGGCATACACGTTGGAGGCCAGCTGGTAATCCGGTTCGCTGGTTCGGTTTGGCAGCATGCAGCTGCTCGGTTGGTCCGTGTTGTTCAGGATCTGATCAATTCCAAAACTGATAGGTTCGTGCTGCTGATGGTTTTGATTCACTTCTTCAATCCCAGTGTGTTCCATTGTTATTCTTAGTCTGTGTATTTCAAATTACTTCAGAAATCATACACGTTTTTCTCTTGACTCAAAGTTCTCGTTAAGAGAAGTTAGAcgatgtttttccttttatggGAGTCGTATACCACCAATGATTTCTGTTTTACGGCCATAAGGAGCactgcaaaaatacaatgaAGCAAAACTCACTGCACATAATCCATCCTGATAAATTATATTGTCGTGTCCATTACTGAACACCAATATCCATTCTCGGCATGTATGGTCTTCAGAGTCagcattttcaagaaaacaaaatgcctATAGAAACAGATCATTAAAGTTCTCGGAATAAAACACgcctgaaaaaagaaaataaaaatccgTAAAAGAAGACTGCCAAGTTGAGAGGTTAAAATCTCTTCTGTACTGCAGTGTTTGCATGAATGCAACAATCACTTGATCTCTACTGTAAACGTAGAAGATAATTACTGGTTGTGTGGAACTCCATAATATGaaatgaagatgcaaaataaccagctttttttttctttctattaatATTAATTGGGGAAAGCGGCAATTGCTCTCCTTTAGAGCTTCTCAAACATATTTTGAGCAGGTGAGATGCCCTTTCTGCCAAAACCCCGGGATTCGCTCATTCATTGGCCACCGCATTTCAAGATAGGCGTGGTTTCCCTGCCCCCTCCCTTTCCTTAAAGCAGCAGCACCACATTTTTCCTAGGTAGGCTTTTGTTtgaaatattgaaaacaaaaaatcccACAGACGAATGTAAGAATGCTGTCATCAATGATAGGGCCTGCGTGCTATACCTTCGATGAATTTCACCTCATTTTTGTTTCTGCTTGGCTTTAACGTGTGTTGCTCTACAACGAAATGATAATAACGAAAGTAAGAGTGcttcttttttattatattagcCGGATGCAATCCTTGCTGATGCTGAGATTTCATTGATTACTAGAACAGATACACAATTATCACTTAGCTCGAAATAGGTTGATTTTGTCTGATATTTCAGTAAAACGTTGTTGGAGGGTTTCATTAATTGCGTGTTTGCCTACACACGTATGCATTTATCTATAAAGgcaaattattaatatattttaaatttacaaAAACAGTAACCATTAAGCATGTGTTGATGGAGCGGTTTTTGTTTAAGTTCTTTCTtctattcattaattcattttaagtgGGTAGGAAAAATGTCATAAGTAAATGCTACGACTAAGTAAATGCTACTGTTCATTGCACATCCAACTGTAATATAAATGATGAGTGATCCTTAAACCCATAAACTCTTTATTAGGGTTCTTTGACATAGTACCAGtaacctgtaaacatttttaaatcaactATATtggattatttgtatttatttatttgtgtgtttgtttgttttgataatttatatttaaaaatgaacaaaatatgctgtcattttaaaataaaagttacTGTTGCATAATCCATCTAATTCCAGGAAGCCTGTGCCCATTGATTGGAATTAAGATGATACACAAAGTACACGTTCACCTGCAGCACTGAGCAATCGGCCTTCGTTTTGAAAAGAGGAGAAATGGTGCTAAGCCAGTTGGTTATTTACAATTTTTCCTTAATGGCGTATGACTTAATTATAACTTTATTGTAAACAAGTTTGTATAGCCAACAACTATCACGTTCTgttataatcattttattttcacgaTATCCTTTCTCCTTCTTGCATTCTTTTTGTTAAAGATGGTAAATGATTAAATCAATCCTTCCATTAAATCTTATAACTGACCTAGAAAGTCTGTACTGAAAAGTTATTTTCTCATTTGGCTTGAAGCTTTATATAaaattaagaagaagaaaaaaaatccccttTCATTCCATTTAAGTGATTGGCCAACAGCTGCGCTGATTGGCACAAGTAATTTAACCTTTCTCCGCCTAAAGCAGGACGAAAGAGAGCTCAGTTTCAattcaataaaaatgaaaaatggcttATAATAAATCTGCAACACAGGGAAAACGAATTTAATATATCATCGTTTTATTACGCACTTATTTCGTATTTTGCGCGAAGGAAAATATTTCTCGGGCGCTTGGGGTGGCTAGGGGGATGTATAAAAATCAATTGTGTGTATTCGAAtctatattaataatgaaaGTTGATTCATATTTCAATTGTGATGGGAATGAGAACAGGGTATAACATTTCCAAAATACGTGTCTACATTACTTAAGTGTGATCGAATATATAGCATATTCATATTAGGG contains:
- the tlx2 gene encoding T-cell leukemia homeobox protein 2 isoform X2 translates to MEHTGIEEVNQNHQQHEPISFGIDQILNNTDQPSSCMLPNRTSEPDYQLASNVYANGYNSVYNPACSMAAGLAGSYNVNMNMNVSMNMNVNVNPGSAGGVIRVPAHRPMPPTSHPAPPTHPPGISAGMPTVPTVPSMGNVANFTFPWMESSRRFAKDRLTAALSPFSVTRRIGHPYQNRTPPKRKKPRTSFSRVQICELEKRFHRQKYLASAERATLAKALKMTDAQVKTWFQNRRTKWRRQTAEEREAERQQANRLMLQLQQEAFQKTLSQPLQQDPLCLHNSSLYALQNLQPWADDNKVTSVTSVASVV